The Alteromonas macleodii ATCC 27126 genome segment ACCATAACGGCATCTTTGGTTTCGACAACAATAACGTCTTCTAAGCCAATGACAGATACTAATCGCTGTTCTGCGTTCACGTAACTATTTTTAGTATTTTCTAAAATCGTATCGCCTACACAAACGTTGCCGTTGTCATCTTTATCGGCGGTTTCCCAAAGCGATGTCCAACTGCCTACATCGCTCCACCCTGCATCTAATGGCACCATTGCAGCGCTGTCAGTTTTTTCCATCACTGCATAGTCAATAGAGTCGTCAGGACACGTAGCAAAAATTTCAGAGTCAACTCGAATAAAGTCTAAATCAGGTGCTTCAGTTTCAATTGCGCGACGGCAAATCTCTAGCATCTCGGGGTGATACTTACCTAATTCTTCAATATAACGGCTGGCTTTAAACATAAACATGCCGCTATTCCAGAAAAAATCACCTGACTCAACGTACTGTTTTGCTGTTTCAAGTTCTGGCTTTTCGACAAACTCAGCTACCTCAAATCCAACATTCAGTACATTTCCAGCCTTGATGTAGCCATAGCCGGTGTGGGCCTGGTCTGGAACTATACCAAAAGTTACAAGCTTTCCTTCGTTTGCTAATACTTCTGCTTTAGTAATGGCACTATGAAATGCGCTTTGGTCTTTAATTAAATGATCCGCAGCGAGGACAAGAAGAACAGGGTCATTCTCATTTTTTGTGGCATGTAATGCCGCAAGCGCTATTGCTGGTGCAGTATTTCGCCCAACGGGCTCTAATAAAATACCATCATGTTCTATATTTTTTTTACGAAGCTGCTCAGCAACTAAAAATCGATGCGCATCGTTACATATAAATACAGGAGGCTCCGCATTGGTTCCTTTAAGTCGAGTTATTGTATCTTGAAGCATCGTGCTGTTGGATGTAAGCGACAAAAACTGTTTTGGAAGAGCGGCGCGAGACTTTGGCCAAAGGCGGCTACCAGTGCCGCCAGCCAATACAACAGGTTTCATATGATGATGTCCTTTTCTTGATTTGGTGTACTTCTAATATGCGTTTTTGTTAATGAATCCATTAAATACAGTCATGAATACAATTTTAATATCGAACCAAATAGACCAGCGGTGTATATAGTCTAAATCGTACTCTACACGCTGTACCATCTTGTTAGTGGTTTCCGTTTCACCGCGCAAACCATTTACTTGTGCCCAACCTGTAATACCAGGCTTAACTTTATGCCGCAGCATGTAACCTGTGATGATCTTACGATATTCCTCATTGTGAGCAACCGCGTGCGGGCGAGGGCCTACAATTGACATGCGACCCTGCAGAACATTGATAAACTGAGGTAGTTCATCTAACGATGTGCGCCTTAAGAAACCACCTATTTTGGTTAAACGCGCGTCGTTTTTCGTTGCTTGCTTAACAACTGCTCCGTTGTCTTGCGTAGTCATAGACCGGAATTTGTAAACCGTAATTTGTTTACCATCTAATCCGTAACGCTTTTGTTTGAAAATGACTGGCCCTTTAGATGTGAGCTTAACTGCGGCCGCAATTGCTAACATGGGAACGGATATCAACATTAAAATCAGACTGCTTAATACAACATCTTCAAACCGCTTCAATACGTCACTGGCGCCTTGGAAAGGGGTGTCATATACACTTAGTGCCTGTACATTACCCACGGTTTGCCAGCGAGCGTTAAGCAAGTTGTACATAAAGAAGTTCGGAATTACATAAACGTTAGCGGTGGTATCGCTGCACTGTTCAAGAATTGCACGAATGCGATTTTCTGCACTCATTGGCAATGCTATGTAGATGTAATCAACTTCGTTGCGCTTGGCCATTTCTATGGCTTCTTCAATGTTGCCGAGCACAGCGCCCTGCATCTCATGAGGGAGACGTTCTGCTTCACGGTCATCATAAATACCGTTAAAGCGAATACCTAAATGTTCGTTCTGTTGTATCTGAAGAGCAACATTCGCACCTAAATGAGTAGCGCCAATGATAATTGAACGGCGTGTGTTCAAGCCACTTTTGCGGATGCGGAAGAGGAACTTGCGCATAATAAAACGCCACAGAATCAAAACGACAAACGAAGATGCAAACCAAAGCAATATTGCAGGTGGGGGCGTTTTTATTTCTTGAACGAAAAAGTACCCCATTGACATGGTACCGAGAACGCTCAATGTCCATGTGATTGCAGCCGCTCTCAGCATTTCAGGCGTTCTGTGCCCACGCCACGACCGATATAACTCAACGCCTTCGGCAGAAATTTGAAAGCAAATAACGTTTACAAAAAGAAGAATTAAGCTGGTGGTATCTATCTGGGTACCGTAATACGCTGCTGCTGAATAATACAAAATCGTTACCAGCGAAAGATCGATGAGTCTGTAAATGGTTGAAAAACCACTTTGGTTCCTGACTACCAAACCACCATTAGTATTAGACTCAACGGGGTGAGCTTTAAGTGCTTTGTTAGATTCTACTCTATTGTCCATTTAAGTAATCTCTAAGTGAAAAAGTGAAGCCTGTAGCCAAAGCTAACGACAACAAAAACAAGCTAAGCCATGAATTAAGAAGAATAGCGAAGACAACTTATGGAAGTTAGGCAAATACTGTGCCCACTTTTAAGCGCGTAAGATGAATAATCACAACGTGCTGATTATATTCGCGTTGAAATTTTTCACGTCTAGCGCTTAAGTGCTCTAGCAACAGCGTATTATATGGATATTGTAATTTTATTACAAAAACAAAGTTCATTCCGTACTAATTTGGTGCAAAATGAGTAGAATACGGCGCTAGCGCTTTTCATGAACAATATAATTAAGATAGCATATACCGCGTTTGCAGCCTTGGACATATAGATGCAACAATACCTAGGTATAAGTTGCAGTACTTTGTTAACTGACTGTTGAGTCAAACAATATAGAGCAAATTGACTTTTGCTCTAATGTGTTCGCTAGTAATGTTCACAGCCTAGCAAAGCAAAAGCGGCACGCCTATTGCTCGACATTGATTATCCATGAACTATTAAGGCATTCACCTTGTTTAGTTTGTAAGAATTACACATATTCCGGCTGTTTCGCGGTTTATAGCGTTTACGTAAGGATGTATTTGAAAGCGCTATATCGAAATAATGCACCGTTTTAATACACCCAAGCCATCGTAGGAAGGAAATAACATGTTAAAAAGGACCAAAAGCATAATAGCTCTGTCGGTAATTTGCGCCACACCGACTCTATTTGCCCAAGAGGCTGGTCGAATTCAAGCTGGGCAATTTGATTTGATCCCTTCATTTACGTCTTCGATGGCGTATGTTGACAACGTGGCGAATGCACGAGATAACCAAAGTAAAATATACAGCTGGCGTACCACTTTATCCCCTGAACTTATTGCCGCTACACAAGTCAACGGCAACCCCGTTCAGATTGGTTATAGACTGGAGCGTGGTGTATATTTTTCCAGTAGCAATGATGATTATACTGACCATTTTGTAGAAGCTTCGGGCGACTTTGAATTGAATAGTCGTCATCGTGTGAGTGCGCTCGCTCAATATGAAGATGGTCATGAAGATCGCGGAACCGGCTTCTCAATTGGTTCTGGGTTGGATATTTCAACACCAGATACTTATAAAAGCTCGAACCTTTCTGCTGAATACACGTATGGTGCCGTGACTTCTGATGGTCTTATTACATTAAAAACACGTCGACAATCACTAGACTATGACAGATCTGAAGACGCCTATTTGATCCGCGATAGGGTAAAAACCATGGTTGGCGGTGAGTTTGGCTACCAAATTGGAGCTGCAACTAGTGCTGTTATTGATATTACGCAAACCTACGTTAGATATGATGAGCAGTTAGACTTTGTCACTCGCGACAGTGATGAGACACGCGTTTTAGTTGGTGTTGTTTGGGAAAGCACTGCTGCGACAACAGGTTTTGCAAAAGTAGGTTATAAAGAGAAAGAGTTTGAGGATCAATCACGAGGGACATTCTACGGCACAGATTGGGAGGTTGGAATAGATTGGCAACCAGTGAGCTATTCTACGTTTAGAATCTCGACAAGTGCAGATACCTTCGAAACGAATGGTGAAGGCGATTTCATCCGTGGACAAAACTATAGTGTTCGCTGGAATCATGATTGGCTTGAGCGTTTAAGTACCTCGTTTAGTGTCACTCAACAAGATGACGAATATGTATTTAACGAAATTGATATCGATAATAGAGACGACGAACTCATAAATTACTCAGCATCTTTAAGTTATCAAGCTCGCAGATGGTTAAAATTCAGCACTTATTATCAGTATACAGATCGCGATAGTAACCGAGAGACCATTGGCTATGATAAGAGCGAAATTGGGGTAACTGCTGAGGTAACACTGTGAAACGACAGGTAATTAGTTTAGCTTCGATACTATTCATAATTCTTTACTCGGCGTTCTCCTTCGCTCAGGAAGGAAACTTGAGCATGAGTCAGTATCAACTTGGATCTGGTGACAGAATAAAAATCAGTGTTTTTGGCCAAGATGATCTTTCGATGGAAGTACGTCTACCTGACGTCGGTACAATTAATTATCCATTCTTAGGGGAAATTAAATTGGTAGGCTTAACTGCCGATGAAGTCGAAAAGAAAATTTATGATGGTTTGCTAGGGGATTATTTGGTTAACCCTTCTGTCTCAGTAGCTATCGTTGAATACAGGCCCTTCTTTATTGATGGTGAAGTGAAAAGGCCGGGCGGCTATCCATATCAACCAGGCCTTTCTGTTAATAAAGCAGCTGCATTAGCCGGCGGTTACACAGAGCGAGCGGCCCGCGACAAAATTACCATAATTCGTGAAAAGGACGGCAGAACAAACGAATTCACCGTAACCGTGAGCGATATGATTCAGCCTGGTGATATTATCACCATCAATCAGCGTTTCTTCTAAATTACGTAGCGTGCAGGAAATAAAATGGCAGTAAATGGCAGGGAAGAGTTCAATGCTGGTGTGTTTGAAAATGAGACCATCGACATTGCTCATTATTTGGGAATTATTAAGCGTTACGCATTTCGAATTGTATCATTAGCAATTGCATTTACGATCTTAGTTGCATTGCTAGTTATGCGTATGACGCCCATGTTCACTTCTACTACAACTATTTTAGTAGAGGCAGAAAAGGCGAACGTTGTTTCAATAGAAGAAGTATATGGTCTTGACACAAAGCGCAAGGACTACATGCAAACGCAATTTGAAATACTGCAGTCCCGTCAAATTGCAGAACGCACGGTTGAAAGCTTATCGCTTTATAACAACGAAGAGTTTATGCCAGTTGATGAGGGCCCTAGTCTATTCGATGAACTAAAAGCTAGGGTAGTCGAAGCTTTACCGTTTCTTCCACAGGAAGAGCCTAAAGATTTAACTGAAGAGCAAATTTTAGCGGCAAAAAAGCGCAAAGCTACTTCACTCTTAATGAGCGCACTTACCGTTGAAATGGTCGATAATACGCAAGTAATGAGAATAACCATTACTACTGAATCACCTACACTTTCAGCAGAACTGGCTAACGCAGTCGCAGACGTCTACATTGAAAACTATCTGCAGGCTAAGCTTGATATGACTGCGAAAGCAACGTCTTTTCTTACAGATAGCTTAGAAGGCCTCAAGCAAAAGCTTACCGTGGCTGAACGTAATCTTGCTAAGTTTTACGAACAAAATCAAGTCGTTAACATAGATGGTGTAGTGGGCTTAGCGGCCGATGAACTAGAGCAGCTGAGCAAGCAGTTACTCGATGCGCAAACCGCACTTAAGCTCAATGCTGTTATTTATAGACAAACGCGCAACGATGTTTCGTTAGAAGACATAGCGCGTCTTCCTGAAGTACTGAATCACCCAACCATCAGAGATGTTCGACGTGACGAAGCAAAGGCGATGACGCGCGTGAGCGAGCTAAGTAAAGTTTATGGCCCTAAACACCCTAGAATGATTGCTGCGAATGCAGAGCTCTCTTCTATTCGGGAAACACTGAGCAGTCAGATTAGAGATTTGATAACGAGTATTACAACGCAATACGAAGTGTCGGAAGACCGCGTTGTACAGCTAGAGCAAGAAGTCGCGCAAGCGAAAGCTGAGTTCCGTTCACTGTCAGCGTTAGACAACCAGCGGCGAGCTCTGCAACGTGAAGTTGATATTAATCAGCAGCTTTACAACTCTTTCTTTACTCGTTTGAAGGAAACCGATGAGCTGGGCGGCTTTGAGTCAGCAAATGCGCGAGTACTCGACGCGGCGTTACCCAAATATACGCCTTCCGAGCCCAACAAAAAGCTGTTAATAGGTGCTGCTTTTGTCTTTAGTATGGGCTTTGGCGTTTTCTTGGCCATTGCAATGGAAACCCTTAACAGCGGTATTCGTTCGGTTGAAGATGTTGAGCGTAAACTTGGACAGCGTATGTTGGGTCTTATCCCATGGCTTCCACACAAGAAGAAGACTGACTTACCAATTCGTTCGTTCTTTGATGGTAAAAAGCATCAATTTGCAGAGTCGGTTCGTACCCTGCGAACTAGCCTATCATTATTGAATTTAGATAAAGAGCAGCAGGCCATAATGATTACATCGAGCGTGCCTAAAGAAGGTAAAACTACCGTTTCGATTAATTTAGCGTTTGCCTTGGGGCAGCTGGATAAGACCATACTGATTGATGCCGACTTACGTCGTCCTAGCGTTGGCAAGCAATTTGGCATTCCAAATTACCAGCCCGGTGTTGCGAACTTAATCTTAAAATCACATACTTTTGATGAATGCTTAGTGCAGGATGAAGAATCTAAGATAGATATATTATCCGCAGGAACTATCCCATCAAATCCACAAGAATTGCTAGCTGACAAAGGCTTCGGCGAACTTATCGCCCAGCTCAAGACCCAGTACAAATACGTTGTTGTTGATACTGCACCAACTCAAGCTGTTAGTGACTCTATGGTTATTGCAAACTCATGTGATTCTGTAATCTACGTAGTTCGTGCAGACAGTACCAGTGAGAAGTTAATAAATAATGGTTTGTCTCGATTCCTTCAAGTTGGTCATCGTCTTGATGGGGTAGTGCTAAATCAAGTAGACTTACGTAAATCTGGTGCAGCACAAAGGTATGCTGGATTCTACGACCAATACGGTTATACGAGTCATAAAGACAGCTAACAGTAATTATTGATAGATATACATAGTCATATATTGCCTGGCATCGACGACGGTGCCAGGTCTTTAGATATCGCCATAGAAATGGCACAGCAAGCTGTTGACTGTGGCGTAAGTCACATGGTTTGCACGCCTCATATCCATAAAGGCTACTTCGACAATTCTCCCAGCACAATAAAGCCTGTATTTGATGAGTTTGTGAAAGCTGTCAAAGCAGCGGCGATTCCCTTAACACTTTCTTATGCAGCTGAAGTGAGAGTGAATGAGCTTATTCCCGTTTGGTTGAAACAAGGGGAGCTACCATTCATCGGTGAACTAAGCGATAAAAAAATACTTCTGCTTGAAATGCCTCATAGCCATGTTCCCCAGGGGCTTGAGACCCTAGTTAAATGGCTATTAAGAAATAACGTTCAACCTCTTATAGCGCATCCAGAACGGAATCGGGAGTTGTTAGCAGAGCCAACTAAGTTTAGCTGGCTTCAACGACAAGGGTGTTTGTTTCAAGTTACCGCTGGCGCTTTGACGGGGCGATTTGGAGACAACGTAGCACAATTTGCATTAAGTTTAATGCAGCGAAAAGCATTTCATGTCGTTGCCTCTGATACCCATGATTTAGTACGACGGCCTAATGACATGAGAGATGCGTTTGACGTTGTCGCTGCCTTCGATAGGGTCTTCGCTCAAGACGTTTTCATTAACAAGCCTGGTGAAATAATAGGTAAAGCACTTAGGCAAGGTGTTTAATGAAGGCGTTTCATCTCGCTAGCTTTCACAACCAACAAATTTTTAGTATAGCGCTTAAATGGATCGTAGCGCTTATGGCGTTATGGAGTTTAGTGTGGAGTGTGCAGCTTTTTATTGCGGGTAATGCGTACTATAGCGTAAAGAATAACATCGATATGTGGCAGCAAAGGCCTGAGCGTGCGACTACAGAGAAGATAGAGCGAGCTCTAAATAAAATAGAAACAGCGCTTAGTTATTTCCCGAAAAACGCACTCTACTATCAAGTACAAGGGCAATTATATGAATGGAAAGCATATAGTGTGGGTGAAGCCGGCGTGTCGAGCGACACTCAAACAGCAGCTTTTGATTCGAAGAGAAATTTATACCAAGCCTTTACCGCCTACGAAAAGAGTCTAGAGCTAAGACCGAATTGGAGCGGCAGTTGGATAGGGCTAGCGTCAGTTAAGTGGAAACAGAGAGAATTAGATAGTGCATTCTATGATTATGTAACGCGTGCCGTTGATGTGGGAGCACAAGATGCCATAGTGCACAAATTTATCGTAGAATATGGCTTAGACATGTTTGCCGCACGCTCAGTGCATTATGTAAAAGTGAAAGATCTATTAAAGCGCCATTTAGATTTAGGAATTCAAAATCCACTTAGCAGAAATTTTGTTTTAGAAGCTATCCAAAAGCATAGCGCAGAGGAAGTAGTGTGTCGTTGGTTGAATACTTCGAGTTACCCTGTCAAAAAGCGTATACCTAATTGCGTGACATACGACTAAAAACGACCGAAATTAACTTTTTCCTTTCAACCAGTCCCAAAGCCCCAGTGAAAATCCTTCGAAAAGGTTTATTCCTAACCAACTTTTGAGGATATAAAGAAGTACCAAACCAAGTATTAACGATACGCAGAAAAAAAGCGCAACAGTTGCTGCCATAGCAATTCTGCCAATTCTACTTTCAGTTCTGGATAAATCTCGTTTATCTGTTCCAGCTAACACTACGAAATAATAGCGGCTGCGTAGGAGGCTAATGGTGCCCCGAACATCCACTTTATGATTACCCCAACGTCTTCCCGCAAGCGCAGTATTTAAATGAGATAATTGTTCATCAGAGAATGAGTCAGCTACTTTTTTCGGCATACGCTCAAGCATGTGTTGAACGTTGGGCTCTTCTCTAACGGGGCGTTTAATTTTTAAAACCACACTGCGTCCTTTTACGATAAAACGATCGAGAAAAAATTGAGTTAAGCAGTTTATCTATGTGATTGCCTTCCCATAGAAATATTTCTGCTTAGCGCTCCTAATGCTAGAAGAACAATAAATATAGCCGTATTTGCTGGTGCTTGTAGAGGGAAATCCACACTGCTGTGCAAAGCCATGCCGATAGTTGCCATAATACTTGCAAAAGCGGTGCCCCTGGGTAAAGGGTGGCGTCTATTTCGAACGGCGCTAAGTGCATTTTTAGTACACAGCAGCACTAGCAGAGCAAGAACAAAGGCACCTACGACACCAAACTCAATGCTAAATTGAAGATATTCGTTGTGTGCGTGATCGTAAAAGTGCTGGATACTTTCACTCTGAAATTGAGGGTAAACGGTGTAAAAAGTTCCACCTCCGGTACCTATTAGTCCGTATTTACCTAAGAGGGGGAGTGCGTCTGTTATTACTTCATCTCTACTTTCTTGTGCAAAGTTTGTTTGTTCTAAGCGCTGTTGCACTTGCTTGAGGCCAAAAAGACTACTGACTAACAAAATATCGATAATCAGCATGCTGATAAACAAAGTGATATAGCTTTTTTGACGGGGCTTAAAGTAAATCAAGCCGAGCGTGGCAGTAATTGTCATGGCTATAAAAAAAGCGCTATTACCCATTCGAGAACGGGACATGACTAACGCAATCACCATTATAATTATGCCTATTCTAAATAGTACTTTGTTACTTAGCCAAAACTTCACCAGCCTTCGCAGCCTTTCTCGTTTACTGGTGGTGTTGTCTTGATGCAAACTCGCTATCAAATACCCGATTGCGGCACTCAAACAGAGCATTAGAAAATTTGCGTAATGATTCTTGTAAATATAGCTGCCAGTCGCGATGTGCGAAACCGGCTGCTTGAACACCAGGCTGTACTTAATACCTGAAAGTACTTCTAGTGCGCCGTAGATAGCTTGAAATATGCCAGCTGCGCTAATGACTATAAGGGTGTAGCGTAAACGCTTAGCTGAATTGACAAGGGTTAATGCGATGAAAAATAGAAAGCAATAGGCAAGAGACTTGAAGAAAGTTACGTCGCTCTGGCCTACATCAAAACTCAAAGATAGCCACTTTGAAGTGACGTTCTCTTGGTTACCCCATTGCTCACTTAAGAGGTAGCTTACACGTTCAGGTCTTATTGCCTCGACCAGCGCAAAGGGTAGAGGAACAATATTGATAAGCTGCCAAGCAAGAAAAATAACCCAAAGAATAATGAATGTTCGATATTTTGTGTAGAGTTGATGAAGTAGAGAAGTGTTTAGCAGAACCAAGGTGCCGCCAATTGAAAACAGCGACATTTGCATCAGCGCCCACGCCCACGGGCGATTTGCGCCCAACGACAGAGGAAGCCAGAACAAAGTGAATAAAAGAAAACCGAAAAGAAACTTTTCGGTTTTCAGAACATTAACCATAAACAACTACAACAAAAATAGTTAAAGTTTAAGCAGTTACGTTTTGGTTAGTTGGCAGAAATTGTTGTATCACCACCACCTGCACCCGCTGCCCCAGTACCGACACCAAGCGGAGAAAACGTATTGCCCGTTCCACCTGCTGCAGTAGCTGTTAATGTGCTTGGATCTACACCAGCATTAATAACTGCTAGCAGTGCATCGTCTTCACTAATTACCTGCATTTGAAGAGCGATATTGTAGATCTCGCTTGCACTCTCAGGAAACATTAAAACAGTAATCGTTATGATTTGAGATGCTTGATCTGGAAATTGTGTAAATCCAGCGATGGCTAATTCGAACCCTGTGGCATTTTCGTTAAGTAAACTTACTACAGATTCAAATGAATCTTGGTTGTCAGATAAATACGCAGTGCCTGCAGCATCGAAGTAAAGACCTTCATTGATTACAGTCTGACTAACTTGATTTGCGGCGTCTTGTATATTCGCTCCGTTATCAAGTTCATTAACAAGTAACGTTCTTACTTGAGTGCCCGGTGCGCTATTTTCTTGCGCTGAAGAAACAGGCGTTAGCACAACCAGTGCAATCAAAAGTAGAGATAAAATAACGTTGCTACGCATAGCTTATCCTTTTAAATAAAACGTCGGGTCAGCGTCTTGCTAACACCATTAGTAATCATTGTATAACAAATAAGCGTGCTAGGTCTTCACTTTGTTATACGACTTTTCGGCTAAGTAACTTAATTTTGCCAAAGCGTAGGCTTTGCGAAATAAAAACCTTGCTGATAAGCAACGTCGAGTTGAGTTAATGCCACTGACTCTGCTTCATTCTCAACAAGCTCAGCAATTACGTTGATATTTAATCCTCGAGCTATGCTCAACAAGCTACTTACAAACAACTGATTATCTTTATCTGTGTGAATATCTTTCGTAAGCTTGCCGGAAATTTTTACAAAATGAGGCTGAATAGCCCTCAATCCTGCAAGTGATGCAAGATTTTCTCCAAAGTGCTCAATTGTTACGCGGCAGCCTAATGTCATTAGAGTCTTGCAAAAAGATATGGTGTCATCTTTATGGTGAATGAGTGCTGAGTCTTCGAATTCGAACACCAACTTAGTGCAAAGTGCCGTGTTTTGGTTCAATTGTGCAACTAGCCAGGTTCTGAAATGGGAATTAGCTAGAGATGCATTTGCAATATTAATGGCCACATCACATTTTGCCTGAGAAAGCTTTTTAAAAACGAGGGTTGCTACCAACTTATCGACCTCTGGAATAAGGTTCAATCGTTCTGAAGCGGGGATTAACTGCGACATTGGTATAACACTGCCGCTTTCTTTGTCTTTGAAGCGTGCGAAAGCCTCAAAATATGAGGGAGTGTTTTCAGCAATACTCATGACGGGTTGTATCAGCATGTCAGCGTACTGTTGCTCCAATATCACATTAAGCCTTTCTCTCCATGCAGTGTTACTGTGTATATGAGAGAGTTCTGAAGCAAATTGCCATCCATTAGCTTGTTTAGTTGCAGCCATAAGCGCGCTGTCAGCATTTTCCATAATTTCGGAAAAAGACTGCTTATCGCTAAATTGCGCCACGCCCATCCACACCGAGCGATTTCCGTCTTTGAGAGGATTGCAATGTACGAGAGTTTCACTTAAATCTTCGATTTTATTTGAACATTCTCTCTTTGATATGGCTTCAGTGACTAGTGCAAAGTCGGCGCCTGATAGCCTGAATAAGTGTGTAGTCTCAGCCGACTCTTTGGAGAACTGCTTAAGAATGTTGGCAACTGAAGTAACGTAATTGTCGCCCTCTTGGGCTCCGAGAGAAGTATTGATAGCGTTGAGGTGCGCTAGTCGTATTATAACTAAATAACCTTCATCTGAATGGGCTGTCGAACTTAATAAAGCGTTCATGTGACGAGTGAAGGCACTTCTGTTTTGAACGCCCGTAAGGCTGTCTTCGTACGCTTGCGCCTTGAAGTGTTCTGCTTTTTGGGAAAGTTCTTTAAACATCCCTTCTACAGATGAAGACAGCTTATTCACCGCTTGGGTAATAAATGTAAGCTCTTGGGTAAATGGCTTATAGTTTATTTGAGAAAACTTTTGGTTTTGAATGTCATTAATCTTGCGAACCACGATTCTAAGCGGTTTTGTAATAGCGGTAATTATGAAAAGCAACGCGATGTAGGCTACAACGAACGCGGCAAAAAACATAAAGGCACTTTGTTTGACACTTTCATAAAGCGTTTCATTTGCAAGCCCTGGGTTGCTTTGAACGGTTAGCTCCCCGGCCAGGGTCCAGCCGTCGTTTAATTCAGTTCGTTGAACGGGTGGTGTGACTTCTACTAAATTAGTGAACCACGCAGGCACTGAATCTTGAGTATTTGGGTTTTTACGCTCAATCAGTAAATTTCCTTCCATGTCAGAGACCGTAATATACTGATAGAAACCCCTGTCAAAAATGGCATTTACCATAGTCTCCGCAACGATTATTCCGTTGGGTTCGCCAATGTAAGGCGTGATGGAAAGGCCTAAAGACGTTGCTGTATCTTGAGCGTGAGTCGCTAGTTGCTCGTTAACATATTCTCGAGTTAGCTTTACATTTATAATGAAAGAGCCAGCAAATACTAAAACTAAAAAAATGGCTAAGCTCGTACTTAATTGGGTAGATAGTCTCATTATTTTTCTTTATCTCCGTACATTACGCGGTCTAGTCGCTCTACCATGTCGTCCCACATTTTCATTGGGCCA includes the following:
- a CDS encoding mannose-1-phosphate guanylyltransferase/mannose-6-phosphate isomerase → MKPVVLAGGTGSRLWPKSRAALPKQFLSLTSNSTMLQDTITRLKGTNAEPPVFICNDAHRFLVAEQLRKKNIEHDGILLEPVGRNTAPAIALAALHATKNENDPVLLVLAADHLIKDQSAFHSAITKAEVLANEGKLVTFGIVPDQAHTGYGYIKAGNVLNVGFEVAEFVEKPELETAKQYVESGDFFWNSGMFMFKASRYIEELGKYHPEMLEICRRAIETEAPDLDFIRVDSEIFATCPDDSIDYAVMEKTDSAAMVPLDAGWSDVGSWTSLWETADKDDNGNVCVGDTILENTKNSYVNAEQRLVSVIGLEDVIVVETKDAVMVAHKDDAQSIKTVVNRLKAEKRPEFEFHREVFRPWGSYDSIDSGARFQVKRITVKPGEKLSVQMHHHRAEHWIVVSGSANVTIDDNTQLVTENESVYIPIGAVHALENPGKIPLELIEVQSGAYLGEDDIVRLSDRYGRVEKK
- a CDS encoding GumC family protein, producing the protein MAVNGREEFNAGVFENETIDIAHYLGIIKRYAFRIVSLAIAFTILVALLVMRMTPMFTSTTTILVEAEKANVVSIEEVYGLDTKRKDYMQTQFEILQSRQIAERTVESLSLYNNEEFMPVDEGPSLFDELKARVVEALPFLPQEEPKDLTEEQILAAKKRKATSLLMSALTVEMVDNTQVMRITITTESPTLSAELANAVADVYIENYLQAKLDMTAKATSFLTDSLEGLKQKLTVAERNLAKFYEQNQVVNIDGVVGLAADELEQLSKQLLDAQTALKLNAVIYRQTRNDVSLEDIARLPEVLNHPTIRDVRRDEAKAMTRVSELSKVYGPKHPRMIAANAELSSIRETLSSQIRDLITSITTQYEVSEDRVVQLEQEVAQAKAEFRSLSALDNQRRALQREVDINQQLYNSFFTRLKETDELGGFESANARVLDAALPKYTPSEPNKKLLIGAAFVFSMGFGVFLAIAMETLNSGIRSVEDVERKLGQRMLGLIPWLPHKKKTDLPIRSFFDGKKHQFAESVRTLRTSLSLLNLDKEQQAIMITSSVPKEGKTTVSINLAFALGQLDKTILIDADLRRPSVGKQFGIPNYQPGVANLILKSHTFDECLVQDEESKIDILSAGTIPSNPQELLADKGFGELIAQLKTQYKYVVVDTAPTQAVSDSMVIANSCDSVIYVVRADSTSEKLINNGLSRFLQVGHRLDGVVLNQVDLRKSGAAQRYAGFYDQYGYTSHKDS
- a CDS encoding outer membrane beta-barrel protein, with the translated sequence MLKRTKSIIALSVICATPTLFAQEAGRIQAGQFDLIPSFTSSMAYVDNVANARDNQSKIYSWRTTLSPELIAATQVNGNPVQIGYRLERGVYFSSSNDDYTDHFVEASGDFELNSRHRVSALAQYEDGHEDRGTGFSIGSGLDISTPDTYKSSNLSAEYTYGAVTSDGLITLKTRRQSLDYDRSEDAYLIRDRVKTMVGGEFGYQIGAATSAVIDITQTYVRYDEQLDFVTRDSDETRVLVGVVWESTAATTGFAKVGYKEKEFEDQSRGTFYGTDWEVGIDWQPVSYSTFRISTSADTFETNGEGDFIRGQNYSVRWNHDWLERLSTSFSVTQQDDEYVFNEIDIDNRDDELINYSASLSYQARRWLKFSTYYQYTDRDSNRETIGYDKSEIGVTAEVTL
- a CDS encoding undecaprenyl-phosphate glucose phosphotransferase translates to MDNRVESNKALKAHPVESNTNGGLVVRNQSGFSTIYRLIDLSLVTILYYSAAAYYGTQIDTTSLILLFVNVICFQISAEGVELYRSWRGHRTPEMLRAAAITWTLSVLGTMSMGYFFVQEIKTPPPAILLWFASSFVVLILWRFIMRKFLFRIRKSGLNTRRSIIIGATHLGANVALQIQQNEHLGIRFNGIYDDREAERLPHEMQGAVLGNIEEAIEMAKRNEVDYIYIALPMSAENRIRAILEQCSDTTANVYVIPNFFMYNLLNARWQTVGNVQALSVYDTPFQGASDVLKRFEDVVLSSLILMLISVPMLAIAAAVKLTSKGPVIFKQKRYGLDGKQITVYKFRSMTTQDNGAVVKQATKNDARLTKIGGFLRRTSLDELPQFINVLQGRMSIVGPRPHAVAHNEEYRKIITGYMLRHKVKPGITGWAQVNGLRGETETTNKMVQRVEYDLDYIHRWSIWFDIKIVFMTVFNGFINKNAY
- a CDS encoding polysaccharide biosynthesis/export family protein; this encodes MSLASILFIILYSAFSFAQEGNLSMSQYQLGSGDRIKISVFGQDDLSMEVRLPDVGTINYPFLGEIKLVGLTADEVEKKIYDGLLGDYLVNPSVSVAIVEYRPFFIDGEVKRPGGYPYQPGLSVNKAAALAGGYTERAARDKITIIREKDGRTNEFTVTVSDMIQPGDIITINQRFF